Proteins co-encoded in one Kribbella qitaiheensis genomic window:
- a CDS encoding M43 family zinc metalloprotease — MPRKANGRAEMTHPADDQMPGGDGRMSAPAANGTASDGMNSNGHSGGAMSGGSGSGDAMTTGGGGGDAMSGGGMTGGGGDPGRENSPPTRRVCGVMDVHRRLLSSSAEYAAARSALENATTQYVGRQQRFAGIAKIPVVVHVVWNTAAQNISQAQIDSQIAVLNRDFRATNTDIGFVPAPYAGLVADSRIEFYLATEDANGNPTTGVTRTQTSQASFGTDDKVKKTATGGIDAWNPDKFLNLWVCQLGGGLLGYAQFPGGPASTDGVVVLHSGFGSNGTAAAPFDLGRTATHEIGHYLNLFHIWGDDGTGCSGSDEVADTPNQGGPNFGVPTFPKLSCGNGPNGDLFVNYMDYTDDRGMVMFTNDQVARMEACLDTARPNLNQGSNAAAGTPEPAGSVLSWGADRLDTFVIGTDRAMWHKWWDGSNWGPSIGGYESLGGVCMSAPEVASWGPNRLDAFVLGTDHALWHKWYDGSGWSGFESLGGVCMSPPRLASWGPNRLDAFVLGTDRALWHQWYDGSGWSGFESLGGVCMSPPEVVAWGPDRLDVFVLGTDNAIWHKWWDGSAWSGFESLGGVCVSPPTAVAWGPNRLDLFVIGTDSALYHKWFDGSSWSAGWEYMGGVCASAPTVVSWGDGRLDVFVIGTDSALYHKWYAGGWGPSVTDWEYMGGVCVGEPRVTAWGSDRLDVFVEGTDGGLYHKWWDGSNWGPSLTGYEPLGGVIADFKLALPVGAPAETGRQVVMS; from the coding sequence ATGCCTAGGAAGGCCAACGGGCGAGCAGAGATGACCCACCCGGCCGACGACCAGATGCCAGGCGGGGACGGGCGAATGTCAGCGCCGGCCGCCAACGGCACGGCAAGCGACGGCATGAACAGCAATGGCCACAGCGGCGGCGCGATGTCCGGCGGCAGTGGCAGCGGTGACGCCATGACCACCGGCGGCGGTGGCGGCGACGCGATGTCCGGCGGCGGCATGACCGGCGGCGGTGGCGATCCGGGCCGCGAGAACTCTCCGCCGACCAGGCGCGTCTGCGGCGTGATGGACGTGCACCGCAGGTTGCTGAGCAGTTCGGCGGAGTACGCCGCTGCCAGGTCCGCACTGGAGAACGCGACAACGCAGTACGTGGGCCGCCAGCAACGTTTTGCCGGTATCGCGAAGATCCCCGTCGTCGTGCACGTGGTCTGGAACACCGCCGCGCAGAACATCTCGCAGGCGCAGATCGACAGCCAGATCGCCGTTCTGAACCGCGACTTCCGCGCCACCAACACCGACATCGGCTTCGTCCCCGCGCCGTACGCCGGGTTGGTCGCCGACTCCCGGATCGAGTTCTACCTGGCCACCGAGGATGCGAACGGCAACCCGACCACGGGTGTCACCAGGACCCAGACCAGCCAGGCCTCGTTCGGCACGGACGACAAGGTGAAGAAGACGGCCACGGGTGGCATCGATGCCTGGAACCCGGACAAGTTCCTGAATCTCTGGGTCTGCCAGCTCGGCGGCGGCCTGCTCGGGTACGCGCAGTTCCCGGGCGGTCCGGCGAGCACCGACGGCGTGGTGGTCCTGCACAGCGGTTTCGGCAGCAACGGTACGGCGGCGGCGCCGTTCGACCTGGGCCGGACCGCGACCCACGAGATCGGGCACTACCTGAACCTGTTCCACATCTGGGGCGACGACGGCACCGGCTGCAGTGGTAGCGACGAGGTCGCCGACACCCCGAACCAGGGCGGCCCGAACTTCGGCGTACCGACGTTCCCGAAGCTGTCCTGCGGCAACGGACCGAACGGCGACCTGTTCGTCAACTACATGGACTACACCGACGACCGCGGCATGGTGATGTTCACCAACGACCAGGTGGCGCGGATGGAGGCCTGTCTGGACACCGCCCGCCCGAACCTGAACCAGGGTTCGAACGCCGCCGCCGGTACGCCGGAGCCGGCCGGGTCGGTGCTGTCGTGGGGCGCGGACCGGCTCGACACGTTCGTCATCGGAACCGATCGCGCGATGTGGCACAAGTGGTGGGACGGCTCGAACTGGGGACCGTCGATCGGCGGTTACGAATCCTTGGGTGGTGTCTGTATGAGTGCACCGGAAGTGGCGTCCTGGGGACCGAACCGGCTCGACGCCTTCGTCCTCGGCACGGATCACGCGCTGTGGCACAAGTGGTACGACGGATCGGGCTGGAGCGGTTTCGAGTCCCTCGGCGGCGTCTGCATGAGTCCGCCACGGCTGGCGAGCTGGGGACCGAACCGGCTCGACGCCTTCGTCCTCGGCACGGATCGCGCGCTGTGGCACCAGTGGTACGACGGATCGGGCTGGAGCGGCTTCGAGTCCCTCGGCGGCGTCTGCATGAGCCCACCGGAAGTGGTTGCCTGGGGCCCCGATCGGCTGGACGTGTTCGTCCTCGGCACGGACAACGCGATCTGGCACAAGTGGTGGGACGGCTCGGCCTGGAGCGGCTTCGAGTCGCTCGGCGGGGTCTGTGTCTCTCCCCCGACCGCGGTCGCCTGGGGACCGAACCGGCTGGATCTGTTCGTCATCGGCACCGACTCCGCGCTGTACCACAAGTGGTTCGACGGGTCGTCGTGGTCGGCCGGCTGGGAGTACATGGGTGGCGTCTGCGCGAGCGCGCCGACCGTGGTCTCGTGGGGTGACGGCAGGCTCGACGTCTTCGTCATCGGCACCGATTCGGCCCTGTACCACAAGTGGTACGCCGGTGGCTGGGGACCGTCGGTCACCGACTGGGAGTACATGGGCGGTGTCTGCGTCGGTGAGCCGCGGGTCACCGCCTGGGGCTCCGACCGGCTGGACGTGTTCGTCGAGGGAACCGACGGCGGGCTCTACCACAAGTGGTGGGACGGCTCGAACTGGGGACCGTCGCTGACCGGCTACGAACCACTGGGCGGCGTGATCGCCGACTTCAAGCTGGCGCTGCCCGTCGGGGCACCGGCGGAGACCGGCCGGCAGGTGGTGATGAGCTGA
- a CDS encoding GNAT family N-acetyltransferase translates to MEIVRVGGRELFRVAYGVIQAAQEFPTAIPLDEAWTLLESPPPEYRFSCLAAVEGSEVVGAAWLTWSLAENRQLLVAELGVEASRRRQGVGSALLDATKAAAVADGRNALLGATISPYGEGPGSGAAFAESRGFVQQHATLHQVIDYPVAGLDAKAAEIAPHHQPYTLATWPDGCPDEHVDQYCELLSLIDDEVPLDDLELEAKRWTPERLRSVEARRRTQGHLTSTTVAIAPDGSLAGYTELTGKPQHPERLDQHDTLVRPEHRGHRLGLALKIANLQALQSRTANPATIHTSNAETNAPMIAVNDHLGFRPLEHQHIWVLQLTVPDLLT, encoded by the coding sequence ATGGAGATTGTGCGGGTCGGTGGGCGGGAGCTGTTCCGGGTTGCGTACGGGGTGATCCAAGCGGCGCAGGAGTTCCCGACGGCGATCCCGCTCGACGAGGCGTGGACGCTGCTGGAGTCGCCGCCGCCGGAGTACAGGTTCAGTTGTCTGGCCGCCGTCGAAGGTAGCGAGGTCGTCGGGGCCGCGTGGCTGACGTGGTCGCTGGCGGAGAACCGGCAACTGCTGGTGGCTGAGCTCGGGGTCGAGGCGAGCCGTCGGCGGCAGGGCGTCGGGTCCGCGCTGTTGGACGCGACGAAGGCTGCGGCTGTCGCGGACGGGCGGAACGCCTTGCTCGGCGCGACGATCAGCCCGTACGGCGAGGGACCGGGTTCCGGCGCAGCGTTTGCCGAATCCCGCGGGTTCGTCCAGCAGCACGCCACTCTGCACCAAGTGATCGACTACCCCGTCGCCGGACTCGACGCGAAGGCCGCCGAAATCGCTCCGCACCACCAGCCCTACACGCTCGCGACCTGGCCGGACGGCTGCCCGGACGAGCACGTCGACCAGTACTGCGAATTGCTCAGCCTCATCGACGACGAAGTCCCGCTCGACGACCTGGAGCTCGAGGCGAAGCGCTGGACCCCCGAACGCCTCCGGTCGGTCGAAGCGCGCCGGCGTACGCAAGGCCACCTCACCAGTACGACGGTCGCCATCGCGCCGGACGGCTCACTCGCCGGCTACACCGAACTGACCGGCAAACCCCAGCACCCCGAGCGGCTCGACCAGCACGACACCTTGGTCCGCCCCGAACACCGCGGCCACCGCCTCGGCCTCGCCCTCAAGATCGCCAACCTGCAGGCCCTCCAGTCCCGGACCGCGAATCCGGCCACGATCCACACCTCGAACGCCGAGACGAACGCCCCGATGATCGCCGTCAACGACCACCTCGGCTTCCGCCCGCTCGAACACCAACACATCTGGGTCCTGCAACTCACTGTGCCTGACCTCCTGACCTAG
- a CDS encoding M28 family metallopeptidase produces the protein MTVRYLVVPTADAASGADAATFGDKTILWVPAEERLGRASRTVPGLLVVTQVGRTFQDEYPDVTPLLDHGRHLVISAADKPRKRSNHCWRTDPLRPGTFVGIASAAAARVDPTVTNLLGRLSPTSYQADLTWLASLPTRHSLSASFTTAVDFAAARMIALGYNITRMPITVGAGHSENLIGDRLGTGPGPRGLVVITAHLDSINLAGGPTGNAPGADDNGSGSAGVLELGRILAGQGWQHDIRLILFGGEEEGLFGSKQYVAALPAAERARIRAVLNMDMIASKNSAVPTVLLEGAAVSSGQIAALTTAAATYTGLKVETSLNPFASDHVPFINAAMPAVLTIEGADSANGHIHSANDTLNFLDWSLASEILRMNAAALAGWLVPAVARRPVVAGPVVAWGPDRLDVFVTGPDSALHHKSWNGNTWSDYESLGRVW, from the coding sequence ATGACCGTCCGCTATCTCGTCGTACCCACCGCCGATGCCGCGTCCGGCGCCGACGCGGCCACCTTCGGGGACAAGACGATCCTGTGGGTCCCGGCCGAGGAGCGACTCGGCCGGGCCTCCCGGACCGTCCCCGGTCTGCTGGTCGTCACCCAGGTCGGCCGGACCTTCCAGGACGAGTACCCCGACGTGACGCCGTTGCTGGATCACGGCCGGCACCTGGTCATCTCGGCCGCCGACAAGCCCCGGAAGAGATCGAACCACTGCTGGCGGACCGATCCACTCCGGCCGGGGACCTTCGTCGGCATCGCTTCGGCCGCGGCAGCCCGGGTCGACCCGACGGTGACGAACCTGCTCGGCCGGCTTTCACCCACGTCGTACCAGGCGGACCTCACCTGGCTGGCGAGTCTGCCGACCCGGCACTCGCTGAGCGCGTCGTTCACCACCGCGGTGGATTTCGCGGCCGCCCGGATGATTGCCCTTGGCTACAACATCACCCGGATGCCGATCACTGTGGGAGCAGGGCATTCGGAGAACCTGATCGGCGACCGTCTTGGGACCGGGCCGGGGCCACGAGGGCTGGTGGTGATCACCGCGCATCTGGACTCGATCAATCTCGCGGGTGGGCCGACCGGGAACGCGCCCGGTGCCGACGACAACGGGAGCGGCTCGGCCGGAGTACTGGAACTCGGCCGGATCCTCGCCGGCCAGGGCTGGCAGCACGACATACGGCTGATCCTCTTCGGTGGTGAGGAGGAGGGCTTGTTCGGAAGCAAGCAGTACGTCGCGGCGCTACCGGCTGCCGAGCGGGCCAGGATCCGCGCCGTACTGAACATGGACATGATCGCGTCCAAGAACTCGGCGGTTCCGACCGTATTGCTGGAAGGGGCAGCAGTCTCGTCGGGGCAGATCGCCGCCCTGACGACCGCGGCCGCGACGTACACGGGATTGAAGGTGGAAACCTCACTCAATCCTTTTGCCAGCGATCATGTGCCGTTCATCAATGCGGCGATGCCCGCTGTGCTGACTATCGAGGGCGCGGACAGCGCGAACGGGCACATCCACTCGGCCAACGACACGCTCAACTTCCTCGACTGGTCGTTGGCGTCGGAGATCCTTCGGATGAACGCGGCAGCGCTGGCAGGTTGGCTGGTTCCCGCTGTCGCCCGGCGGCCCGTTGTGGCCGGACCGGTGGTTGCCTGGGGCCCGGACCGGCTCGACGTCTTCGTGACCGGCCCCGACTCCGCCCTCCACCACAAGTCCTGGAACGGCAACACCTGGTCCGACTACGAGTCCCTGGGTCGTGTCTGGTAG
- a CDS encoding CHAT domain-containing protein: protein MRSVYQSRLPPQLLAPDLFAMLSADGQIYGVCEACGWEHRVQLVGNYTAAKVGETIRRPCLSCGDTRGLGIAPHRLRVHGECLDCGSWSWLEVEHDLVRVPCPVCSSVRLVAREETVEPPFPVEFGEVETPLYMLRDDGPYVWGRSGSTDAQRLVAESHAAGLLPEAHRYIYLLIQLAVRLQTGDHYDDEGLYLITQVAANFCQGHLRAVGELEIGLLALNLFEQLIALAPDEPNRAIAQHSYAMGLYSLLARWPEDYLEQLTGRTGLRQATIELALEAEQTLAGYLAEAPEQVGAQLARVRFVIGDLLRVGTSDDDQRRSALTYFDAALTDPWVEQNLGRGVRESRAHTVMQLAHPSDELLQQAIADLQTILGTGSGDSERWRSAYYLGQLMVRYADDRIGTMHQLEQAAALAKQQFSAIADERQLLYQAEQFVHVFELLATCYADVSWNDEALSAVEITRGSAIRLYSRLADDREGWISGELDSSFEQDPIGPPVKALLRAHADVPTAFLSVFISDYGCTDPVATALLCYLSGPDEWQNKRHLWLVPDAELANLSAQRYFDPGPFRERLLRTASTSGSRALLEPLAELLEEAGVERVIVSLPGVLTRLPLEAFGVIADEQLATDRLRFTYLPSVRFGADLVGGVGAAERDLRAAGVLALGYDGDDIPAQSEELASLREIWGDQLTVIEGSDCTKESVLRALAEPFDIIHAVCHGSFDEASPLDSALHFTADRYNAARSVSARDLLMTTHFSTGPLVVLSACSSVVTADSRTNSFHGLAGSLFRCGARAIVGSRWPVDDRAAAALMARFHRKLRTTTQSPDLSLRTACAELREDGHRAEDWAAFGYYGVI, encoded by the coding sequence ATGCGCAGCGTGTATCAATCTCGGCTGCCACCGCAGTTGCTGGCGCCGGACCTGTTCGCGATGTTGTCGGCCGATGGCCAGATCTATGGGGTGTGTGAGGCCTGCGGCTGGGAACATCGCGTGCAACTCGTCGGCAACTACACGGCGGCGAAGGTGGGCGAGACCATCCGCCGGCCGTGTCTGAGCTGCGGCGACACCCGAGGGCTCGGCATTGCTCCGCATCGGCTGCGAGTCCATGGCGAATGTCTGGACTGCGGGTCGTGGTCCTGGCTGGAAGTCGAGCACGACCTTGTCCGGGTCCCCTGCCCGGTGTGCTCCTCAGTTCGCCTGGTGGCCCGTGAGGAGACGGTCGAGCCGCCATTTCCCGTCGAGTTCGGCGAGGTCGAGACGCCGCTCTACATGCTGAGAGACGACGGACCCTATGTCTGGGGCCGGTCGGGCAGCACCGACGCGCAGCGGCTGGTGGCAGAGAGCCACGCTGCCGGCCTCCTTCCCGAGGCGCATCGCTACATCTACTTGCTGATCCAGCTCGCCGTGCGTTTGCAGACCGGCGATCACTACGACGACGAGGGTCTGTACCTGATCACGCAGGTTGCCGCGAACTTCTGCCAGGGGCACCTGCGCGCAGTCGGCGAACTGGAGATCGGACTGCTGGCTCTCAACCTGTTCGAGCAGCTGATCGCTCTCGCGCCCGACGAGCCGAACCGGGCCATCGCGCAGCACAGCTATGCGATGGGTCTCTACAGCCTGCTCGCCCGTTGGCCGGAGGACTATCTGGAGCAGTTGACCGGTCGGACGGGACTCCGCCAGGCGACGATCGAGCTTGCTCTGGAGGCGGAACAGACCCTTGCCGGGTACCTCGCCGAAGCACCGGAGCAGGTCGGTGCGCAACTGGCTCGCGTCCGCTTCGTGATCGGCGACCTGTTGCGAGTGGGCACCAGCGACGACGACCAACGCCGTTCCGCGCTGACCTACTTCGACGCGGCGCTGACGGATCCGTGGGTCGAGCAGAACCTCGGCCGCGGCGTCCGCGAGTCCCGGGCCCACACAGTCATGCAGCTTGCCCACCCTAGCGACGAGTTGCTCCAGCAGGCGATAGCAGACTTGCAGACCATTCTCGGGACCGGTAGCGGTGACTCCGAGCGCTGGCGATCGGCCTATTACCTGGGTCAGCTGATGGTCCGGTACGCCGATGACAGGATCGGCACGATGCATCAACTGGAGCAGGCGGCAGCGCTGGCCAAGCAGCAGTTCTCGGCCATCGCCGACGAGCGTCAACTCCTCTACCAGGCCGAACAGTTCGTCCACGTCTTCGAGTTGCTGGCCACCTGTTACGCCGATGTCTCCTGGAACGACGAGGCCTTGTCGGCTGTCGAGATCACCCGCGGCTCGGCGATCCGGCTGTACTCCCGGCTTGCCGACGACCGGGAGGGGTGGATCTCCGGAGAGCTGGATTCCAGCTTCGAGCAGGACCCGATCGGGCCGCCGGTGAAGGCCCTGCTGCGGGCACATGCCGACGTACCGACCGCGTTCCTGTCGGTCTTCATCTCCGACTACGGCTGCACCGACCCGGTGGCCACCGCCCTGCTCTGCTACCTGTCCGGGCCGGACGAGTGGCAGAACAAGCGGCACCTGTGGCTCGTGCCGGACGCGGAACTGGCCAACCTGTCAGCGCAGCGGTACTTCGATCCAGGGCCGTTCCGCGAGCGGCTGCTGAGAACGGCCTCGACGTCGGGTTCCCGGGCTCTCCTCGAGCCGCTTGCCGAACTACTCGAGGAGGCAGGCGTCGAACGGGTGATCGTGAGCCTGCCCGGAGTCCTGACCAGATTGCCACTCGAGGCCTTCGGCGTAATTGCCGACGAACAGCTCGCGACCGACCGGCTCAGGTTCACCTACCTGCCGTCGGTACGGTTCGGCGCCGATCTCGTCGGCGGCGTCGGAGCGGCCGAGCGGGATCTGCGCGCGGCCGGCGTCCTCGCCCTTGGGTACGACGGCGACGACATTCCCGCCCAGAGCGAAGAGCTGGCGAGCCTGCGGGAGATCTGGGGCGACCAGCTGACCGTCATCGAAGGCTCCGACTGCACGAAAGAGTCCGTACTGCGGGCGCTGGCCGAGCCGTTCGACATCATCCACGCGGTCTGTCACGGGTCGTTCGACGAGGCGAGTCCGCTGGATTCCGCCCTCCACTTCACCGCGGATCGCTACAACGCCGCGCGCTCGGTCTCTGCGCGGGATCTGTTGATGACTACGCACTTCAGCACCGGGCCGTTGGTCGTCCTGTCCGCCTGTTCATCCGTGGTGACCGCTGACAGCCGGACGAACTCCTTCCACGGATTGGCAGGCAGTCTGTTCCGGTGCGGTGCTCGTGCGATCGTCGGCAGCCGGTGGCCGGTCGACGACCGGGCCGCGGCCGCGCTGATGGCGCGATTCCACCGCAAGCTGCGGACGACGACGCAAAGTCCTGACCTCAGCCTTCGAACGGCCTGTGCGGAGCTTCGCGAGGACGGACATCGGGCCGAGGACTGGGCTGCCTTCGGCTACTACGGCGTGATCTGA
- a CDS encoding GNAT family N-acetyltransferase, with product MVGDAATGESAGTAFAAARGFARKHEELHQVIELPLAADRIAALERPVDGYEFMRWREHTPDEWIEQFAVALTGATQDTPRGERDQEVSRWTPDRIVEVEARRIKQGRFCHATVAVNANGRLAAYTQMGGATANPERLYQWDTFVFPEHRGKGLGMAVKIPNLRSLQADLSRTAVLHTWNAPENAPMIRVNDQLGFRPADRRSAWERH from the coding sequence GTGGTCGGCGACGCGGCGACAGGAGAAAGTGCCGGTACTGCGTTCGCCGCGGCTCGTGGGTTCGCGCGCAAGCACGAGGAGCTTCATCAGGTCATCGAGTTGCCATTGGCGGCCGATCGGATCGCCGCATTGGAGCGGCCGGTCGACGGCTACGAGTTCATGCGGTGGCGGGAGCACACGCCGGACGAGTGGATCGAGCAGTTCGCGGTGGCCCTGACCGGCGCGACCCAGGACACTCCGCGCGGCGAACGCGACCAAGAGGTGAGCCGGTGGACGCCCGACCGGATCGTCGAGGTCGAGGCTCGGCGCATCAAGCAGGGACGGTTCTGCCACGCGACTGTGGCCGTGAACGCGAACGGCCGGCTGGCGGCGTACACGCAGATGGGTGGAGCGACCGCGAATCCCGAGCGGCTCTATCAGTGGGACACGTTCGTCTTTCCGGAGCATCGCGGGAAGGGGCTCGGGATGGCGGTGAAGATTCCCAACCTGCGTTCGCTGCAGGCCGATCTGAGCCGGACCGCCGTACTGCACACCTGGAACGCGCCCGAGAACGCTCCGATGATCCGGGTGAACGACCAGCTCGGCTTCCGGCCGGCCGATCGGCGCAGCGCCTGGGAACGGCACTAG
- a CDS encoding HAD-IA family hydrolase, with product MTHLDWSGCRNTRDLGGLPTRYGGRTRAGALIRTDSLHLLDPAGRASLAEVGAGLVLDLRADWELDEPHPLADDPAYRRISWIDPVREPEFVHSPDLAEVYCGSLGRNRAQIVRILRAVAEAPAELPVVVHCRAGKDRTGLLIALLLDLAGVPRDVIAADYAVSEVRLGLEEAELFKRTAPETILTSLAYVDSEYGGVRAYLAWCGLSAGESHRLAARLVHVLVEGVVFDFDGLLMDTETTLVASWQAEWRHHGLELDLDDGFWPGHGGDTFESHLAQLADAVGPEFDPEASLDRRTAHREDLHRELDFLPGIRDWIAEARSAGLRVAIASSSARDWVVGHLERVGALDLFDLVVTGDEVSRHKPDPEIYLLALKRLGLKGEQAVAVEDTAHGAAAAAAAGMWTVAIPNPFVAAEAVRHADLVLGSAAELTLSQVLFQVSARSLTPG from the coding sequence GTGACGCACCTGGACTGGAGTGGCTGCCGGAATACGCGCGATCTTGGGGGACTTCCGACCCGGTACGGCGGGAGGACGCGGGCCGGGGCGCTGATCCGGACCGATTCGCTGCATCTGCTGGATCCGGCCGGCCGGGCCAGCCTTGCGGAGGTCGGCGCCGGGCTGGTGCTCGACCTTCGCGCCGACTGGGAGCTCGACGAACCGCATCCGCTCGCCGACGATCCGGCGTACCGGCGGATCTCCTGGATCGATCCGGTCCGCGAGCCGGAGTTCGTGCACTCGCCCGACCTGGCCGAGGTGTACTGCGGCAGTCTCGGCCGGAATCGGGCTCAGATCGTCCGGATCCTCCGCGCTGTGGCCGAGGCGCCCGCCGAGCTGCCGGTGGTGGTGCACTGCCGAGCGGGCAAGGATCGGACCGGGCTGCTGATCGCGTTGCTGCTGGACCTGGCCGGGGTGCCGCGGGACGTGATCGCGGCGGACTACGCGGTGAGCGAGGTACGGCTCGGGCTGGAAGAGGCTGAGCTGTTCAAGCGGACGGCGCCGGAGACGATCCTGACCTCGCTGGCGTACGTGGATTCGGAGTACGGCGGGGTTCGTGCGTACCTCGCCTGGTGCGGACTGTCTGCGGGTGAGAGCCATAGGCTGGCGGCCCGGCTGGTGCACGTGCTGGTCGAGGGGGTGGTGTTCGACTTCGACGGGTTGCTGATGGACACCGAGACGACGCTGGTCGCGAGCTGGCAGGCCGAATGGCGCCATCACGGGCTGGAGCTGGACCTCGACGACGGGTTCTGGCCGGGGCACGGTGGTGACACCTTCGAGTCGCACCTGGCTCAGCTCGCCGACGCCGTCGGGCCGGAGTTCGATCCCGAGGCGAGTCTGGATCGGCGGACGGCGCATCGCGAGGATCTGCACCGCGAGCTGGACTTCCTGCCGGGGATCCGGGACTGGATCGCGGAGGCCCGATCCGCGGGGCTGCGGGTCGCGATCGCCAGCAGCTCGGCGCGGGACTGGGTGGTCGGGCATTTGGAGCGGGTGGGCGCTCTTGACCTGTTCGACCTGGTGGTGACCGGCGACGAGGTGTCGCGGCACAAGCCGGATCCGGAGATCTACCTGCTGGCACTCAAGCGACTGGGGCTGAAGGGCGAGCAGGCGGTCGCTGTCGAAGACACCGCCCACGGCGCTGCCGCCGCTGCCGCCGCCGGGATGTGGACAGTCGCCATCCCCAACCCGTTCGTTGCCGCCGAGGCCGTGCGGCACGCCGATCTTGTCCTCGGCAGCGCCGCGGAACTGACCCTGAGCCAGGTCCTGTTCCAGGTGTCCGCTCGTAGCCTCACACCGGGCTGA